The following proteins are encoded in a genomic region of Nicotiana sylvestris chromosome 4, ASM39365v2, whole genome shotgun sequence:
- the LOC138889987 gene encoding uncharacterized protein: MDTFNENHFNLDVDLISLVLIPYLEVSIMFKIKVYITAVHQEYGCTITKRKAYLRRKRTFEIIYGDWDKSFSSIPKYMTTLKHFNPGLLLNGAIDGFVDCRPVIFIDGTHVYRKYDIKLLIAVAVDANRQIFPLAFAICANESE, from the exons atggacacattcaatgagaatcacttcaacttggatgtagacttgatttctcttgtcttgattccatatttggaagtgtccattatgTTCAAGATCAAAGTGTAtattacagccgtccaccaggaatatgggtgtactataaccaaaagaaaggcatatcttagGCGCAAACGtacttttgaaattatttatggtgactgggataagtcattttcaTCTATACCCAAGTACATGACCACACTGAAACACTTTAACCcaggactgttgttgaatggag caattgatggttttgtggaTTGTCGTCCGGTAATTttcatagacggtactcatgtctatagaaagtatgatattaagcttttgatcgcagttgcagtagatgccaatagacaaatatttccactagcttttgccatttgtgccaatgaaagtgAATAG